The following are from one region of the Varibaculum massiliense genome:
- a CDS encoding phospholipase D-like domain-containing protein, with protein MKSLSNVGAERLGDALGESIDDGAKLSIISSYFTVFAYGELKEELSKVDEVRFLFSEPTFIKRMADSKEPREFEVARRAREVGVG; from the coding sequence GTGAAGTCGCTAAGCAACGTCGGCGCGGAGCGCCTGGGAGACGCCCTCGGCGAATCCATCGACGACGGCGCGAAGTTGTCGATAATCAGCTCGTATTTCACCGTGTTCGCCTACGGGGAGCTCAAAGAGGAGCTCTCCAAGGTCGACGAGGTGCGCTTCCTGTTCAGCGAGCCCACCTTCATCAAGCGCATGGCCGACTCGAAGGAGCCGCGCGAGTTCGAGGTAGCCCGCCGCGCGCGCGAGGTCGGCGTCGGC